The genomic DNA GACTAAGCTCTCAAATTTAGggtttcttcttaaaaaaaaaaatgaactaatcaCTAGTTATGTTGTTCCATTTAGGGTTTCACTGATTTCTCTTGACTTTGAGTTCTGAGAATGTTTCCATACTTGAAGGACCAGCTTCAACAATGATTTCCTCTTTTAAGAATAGTCTGTCCTGTCTCTTCCACCCCAGCTGACTGGACAGCACGAACCACTCTGTCTCTGCCCCGATTTAAACCTGCTGCCTCCCAATTCTCCAGCTATACATTATCTTTTGTGGCTGCTCTCTTTGGATGCTTTCCAGAACCCTGTCCTTGgtcctcccctctttttttcttaaacactaAAGCAGTTTATTCTTAAATGACCTCATCTGATTTTCTTGCTTTAGTAGTTAATACCTActtactttgcattttcttttttcggTAACTGTCTTGACCAAATTAGGCTTAACTCTCCTACAACTCTCAGTAGAAGAGATAACTCATCTTACTAACCTTTTGAATTGCTGCTATACACCATAGGTGCAATAAGTCAGAACTTTACGTAGAAGAAGGCAAATCTAAAATGTAACTAAGTTAGAGAAAGGTAATTTAGAATTCAGGCAAAAATAAGCTACCTCTCGGAGTACTGagtaattatacacacacatgaaaaatggGCACATCAAATTCTTGCCTGACTTTCTAGGTAAGTCAAcacaaatgcatatattagaTATCTGCTAGAATCATCCCAAATCTTAAACAGCTGAAAAACACAACGATGACAGCTTCTGTTATGAAAGGTTACTACCTtgaacaagataaataaaagaaagctaaACCTCAAACTTTATTTACAAGCTTTGGTTACCCCAATTTGTTCAATGGTAAATGTACCAGAGTTGTTTTAAGAAACTATGAAAAGTGGTCCATTTCTAAGCCATAAAGCAAATTTAAAGAATGacaattaaaaacacatttgctTTATGTCTTCTATGGATACAGAAGCACTTGTGCATCTTGAAGCCAAAAATCTGGAGGAGACAACCTGTGCTAATTCCTCTTAGTGAGGCTCACGGTCTGctaacatttccatttctccacaAAGATAGAAGTGTGATCCATCCCTACATATCTCCTTGGTATGtatgtcaattttgtttattcctATCTTCAACATGGATTTGCAGAGGTCTTACGATGTGCTAGACAGACACTCTTCTACTTGCTGGGGTACAGAAGTACAATATAGTGGCAGACAGGATCACTGCCCCACGGAGCTGACGGTCTCGCAGGTGAACAGGTAAGGTACACACAATCAGTCTAACATGGAAGGCAAGGGAACAGTGTGTGTGAAACATGCTATTTCTCATAGAGCAGTCTGAGAAGGTCTCTCTTACGGAGCTGGCCTTTAAGTGGAGACCTATATaaagtgagagaataaatgtgatAAATGAGAGAATTAATGTAGGTATCTGGGGAAAGAAGATTCCAGACAAAAATTCCTCAAGTTTGGGCTCAAGCATGGGAGACCCAGAAAGAGGACTAGGCTTCTAGAGCATAAGGAGATATTCTGAAGTGACGAGAAAAAAGGTGTCTAACACCAGGGGTGCATAACCTTAGGCTATGCAATAAGGGTGAAAATCATGTTTTCTCCCTGTCTTGTATCACATAATGTATATAACGACGGTGTGTATGTATCAGGTTCCTCCACAAGTGATTGAAATCGCCTGCTGGTTCATTTCTAACTACAGTCCTCATCTGATGAGCTCATCCATTCcatcttttcattcttctgtctcaGACTCCTTGTTATTACCCacccttccccccctccttttatttttttccaaatagcagACTCAACTCCGGTTTCCCATTCATCCACACACTTTCCCCTTTGAAGTCTCAGTCATGCCTTCCTGGGGAGAAGTTTAACCTCCTTCAAGTACACATTTCAGAAAGCCAATTGCacaggggtgggtggagggagagtggaagagatACAAAGATCTGGGGATAGAACATCACCAGACTGCTGCGTGAGGTCGGGGATGTTTATCTTCTTCGCCTCTGTATGCCCAATGCCTAGCTCCACAAACTGCTGCTGCTGGAGCAGTTGGAATGATCTTAGAGACCGCATAAGTTAACCTCCCACTCCAGCCGTCTCAAGAATTCCTTTCCCAGAACATGCCTTTGTAGCTCTTCCTCCTATTAACACGGCGTAGCTAGGCTGCTTATATATATTTCCCAGTGCTCATACAGAAACACTCAGGCACAGAAATATCAAATTTAACCGGATGCTGGAATTGGAATGTAGAACTTTCCTTTTCCACGGATTTCTGAGTTCTAGCTTTTCCCTCCGGCTTCGTTTatggttttctctttcaaataggCCTGTGGTGACTCCAAAGCACTGCAATTCTGCTAAATGACATTATGAATTAAAGGGCCACTAGTCCTTAATATGCTGAGTTAGAGATTGTTTCACCTATTTGTCTTACCTTCCCTTTAAGaatatttcttcttatattatatttaaaatctagCCCCTGTAGACTGCACCAACACCAGATCATTATAAGTGCTTAGCAATGAGAAACATTTTCTACTTAATAGGAAAACAGAATGGTTACAAAAGGTATATCCCATTATGCATGCCACTGCATGTATCTTTATGAATTCCAAGGCTGGGATCTATTTCAATCTTagcattttgtaaataatgttttaaacatgactaaatttagaaaatagtgACAACCaaaatttgcttaattttttaaaagtactttcaaCTATGAGCAGGACATTTCTTTTCAGGTcataaggaataaaagaaaatgtgtgaatTAACATGTGAATTTTATATTGTAGCTTTAACTCTCCGTTAAACTATTTTATCGGTGTAAGTAATTTGAGTGTACTTTGAGTTCCTGCCACATTGATTGTCAAGTAGGTTAATTCCTTGATGCACTGAGGATTGAAATGGGAACTTAAACTCTTTGGGAGATGAGGAATTACATGTAGGAATTTACCTTTACTTTATATAACTTATGGTCATATTTCCTTCAAGTCCAAAGGAAAGACAGGCACTTTATTTGaacataaacatgaaaaaaatcaggcTTAGGGAGGAATACTATCTCTTTTTTCTATACTatgtcaagaaaagaaaacacatcagCTGTTAACATAAATCTCCTGGATAGCTCATAGAGAACAAATCACAACTTAACCACTGAGCACCACCCATTTCAGACTGGTCATCTTGGGAACCTAGGCATTTATTCCAGGGAAATTTAACACAGTTTTAAACATCTATAGAAATACCTACATGGTTTCTTTTAAGTAACctcaatgaaaacaaatgttataATGTGTGAGAGgattaaatttctaaatttctggAAATACTGAAATTACTTGGAATCACATAAAAAAGGTAAAAGGTAAACCATCAAGCTAAGGAATAAACACATTTTCTGATTAAGCAAGAACATTCAGGTGTTCCTATAGTGTAATGAGTCCAGTTTCTTTTATGGCTTACAAGGTGGGTCCGAAGGCAATTTCAAAAGAGGGATAATATGTATACCCTTCCAAGGTGGAGGCTTAGAAATGCAACATTCATTTAgggtttctgtttaaaaaaaaaaaaaatccacctattTTATAGTCACACTTTGTCCTTAATAAACTCAGCTGGATTCCAGATGACAAATTTCACATAAAgttctaattaaattttttaatatttcctttttaaaaagctgcctaTGAACTTAAGTTATATTTAACATTGgcacatttaccattttaaactgCCACTTAACTGGTTTCTGTACTTGGTTCtttgtgatattaaaaaaaagaaagatttataacTTTGGTTTCATCCATcaaatttgtttgctttttttttgttttatcactTGATCAATAAAGAAAGAAGTTATTAAATGTAGTCAAGTAAGTTACATAATCCTCCCCAATGTATGCACTTAGGACAAATTTTGGAATTCGATATAGTCAGAAACTCCTTTCACACAGCTTTGctaaatataataaacatgaaaaaaaattaaagctaataACTTCATTCTCATTTTCAGACAAATTCAAGTTTCTTAGTGAAACTTTAATGAATCTCTGCACAAATCGTTTTTTTAAGAATACCAGACAATAAAAGAAGGGAATCTTCTagcatttattaataaaaacCTAACAATATAGCTGACGTTATCAACATGCAATTAAATTTAGATGACATACCTAATAAACAACAGAATGCACTGAAAAGctaacaaaaaaccaaaactgaaaaaaaaaattaatgtaaatacaATTACCTTGGCGCTTGAAAGCTTTAAATACAGTCCTTATGGAACTGGAATCCATGACTGTTAATGATCATACACAGTAGACCCTGGAAAAGTCTTAGGGACCGATGAACAGGATATACCTAACACAGGCACAGATGTCCTCCTGTACTTAGCCAATGAGGGTCATGCTGGTTTGAGCTCAGGAGACTTGGCAGAGCTTTAAAAATGccaccttgaattttttttatagtactttttaattttcaaagtaaaCATCCACGCACAAATCCTGTCAGGCAAAAATGCTGGGCGCTCTGGGTGAAGCGAGAGGCTTCACCCCGTTTCTCCTACATATATTGTTTCAAGATTGTCTGATGGCCAATAAAAACTCGCAAAGACCTAAGGAAATTTCTAACACAGTATTTAATATTCCCCTTCAGATCAGGGTTAAGTTTTTTCTGACTATTCTTTTCTCTTGAAATGTCTTGTTTTCCACCTGTAAAATTAAGGTAATAACAGCTGTCTCCTGTACCACATAGATAATGGCAGAACCAATAACCTGATGCAGAAACTACAGTTACAAACCCGCACGGGTTGCTAAGAAGTTTAAATGAGATGAATGTATACAAAGAAAGCTCTTAGCATGGTGCTACTGCTTAATGCACACTCAACATTAGTGGGGGAgaaaagggttaaaaaaatacataggaaagAATATGGatactgtacattttttaaatccaaactAGTTGATTTCATAGCAACTTTTATAAAACACCTGGTAATCTGTATTATGTTTCAAGTCTATAGCAAGAGACCAGATGTTAAGAGAAGCCTGCTAGGGAACCTTAGACAACAGAGAATGAGGCTAGTCCAATGCGGCGATACCACAAACTAATTCTACAGTGTTTCtctagacattttctttttttttttttttaaagattttatttatttacttgagagagagagaatgagagagagaacacatgagaggggggagggtcagaggcagaagcaggctccctgccgagcagggagcccgatgcggggctcgatcccgggaccccaggatcatgacctgagccgaaggcagtcgcttaaccaactgagccacccaggcgcccctctagacATTTTCTATGggtctcatttcctcatctggaaaaatgAGAACGTGGGAGCAGAAGAGCTCTCAAGAGCCTTTAAGCTCTAATCTAAAGCCATTGTACCTAGCATATGAAACAAGCTCGGAGAACCCAAGAGCCCCACCTCTCCAGCTCCACCAGTAACAGTGTTTACCTATCATTTTCTACGTACCACCAACTACactaattcttataaaaataccaaatccCAGTTCGTTTTTTGTCTTGTACTTGATAATgaacaaaaaaagtgaaataagcaaCTTAAGTGTGCCATTCCCTACCCCACTGCCTCCTTCACTAGTGATAGGTTAAGAGGactgtaaaattttagaaaaagaaacacacatgtTAAGAAAAGAACTCATCTGTAATTGTCAAGAAAGTACTTTGATTCCACAGTATCTAATCACTCGAGGTCAAAGACTGGCTCTGCTCAGCCTTAGAACTCAAGTCTTCTCATTTTGAGTCTAGTTCTTTCCTACTTCTATTACTGAATAACTAAATCAAACTGAAAGGAATTTGaaggggtttcttttttaaagtaacaaaatttcaatttaaatcaTCTTAAAATTAAAGAAGCCTTTATCctcaataattataaaacaaaacattataacaacaacaacaaagtctaTCTGTAACAAAGTGGTAGAGCTATAATGTTCAACATGTGATGATCCTGAGGGTCACAAGTCACTGCACTGCCCCAACAGCATGAAATAATAGATCAGGAACTAAACTGGATGTCATttcaaaatagctttaaaaaattggCCATCAAACACACTTTCATAATAGCACTGTTAAATATTATGGATAATTATGAAAACAACTAGAAGAAAGgctctttttattataaaaaggagtaaaagttaacatttattgcaCCATACTATATGTCATACAGCATACTCAAGTTGAATGCTCCAAATGTtggttacaaaaataaaaaatcacgtTAACATGGTGTGCTAAACATTTGCAACTAATCATAGCATTAAACCTTTCTCtccttatatatatacatgtatgtatatatgtatgtatatatttggtgCCTTAcagcaagaattttaaaaattctaaagtaaGAGGTACTTTCACTAAATTTACTGCATTATTAGACACTATCAATCTTACAGTATCTTGAAACTGACTcagaaagtattttaaagcactcaaaattaatatttgaatgaCTCTGAAAAAGTATGTTTAAGCATACAGCTCTACCAAGATaaatgattaacatttaaattggccCAGAAATAAAATTAGGGGATCACACACTTCCATTCAAAATAATTGGCTTTAAGGACTACATTGCAATACAAATAGTTTAAATCAATTGCAGAACCCCCTAATTTATTCTATCTATCTACCACTGAATAAGAATTTAATTTCCTCAATATTCCAGCAGCAGCCTCTggaaatatattactaaaaaaaaagggCTACATTCCACAGTAGGATGACAGTGTATATAAAAGTGTAATAGTAAATATAAAGTGGTTCTATCAAGTGGATCATCATTATTTCAACTTCATTGCAGTAACCAGATTTTCATTGATTAAAGAGCAGATTAAGTAAAAAGGGACAAATATGAACTTGATCTTAGCTGGAATAATGTAAAAGGAATTAAAACATCCATTCCATACTTTTTGTAGTAATGAAGCACAGCAAAAGACAAGAATGTAACCCTATACACAGTGAGGGCTATATTGTCACCAATTAGCTTTAGGTTTCCACCTCAAATGAAAGAAGCTAAATTGTAATACTGGTTAGTGCACTCCCTCATATATAAACACAGCCCCAGATTTCTCTTTAGTCCTCTGAATTTCTTGACAATTGATCCAAATTGCTGGTTTTCGGAAGCATTCTTGGTATTTTTAAACTTATCCTCCACCATTCCACACTTCTAATGCTCCTCCCTCTCGCACCCCCTTGCCCCCTTACTTAATTAACAAACTCCACGGGAAATCCTGCATTTAAGGTACATATGTAATGGCAGTTCAGATAAAGACGACAGCCTGTTAAAATTAGGTCTTTGGAGGTTGAAATCGCTGTCTACAACTAATTTTGAACTGCTATAAAATcggatattttctaaaatatacactttaatgaacaaaatgaagataaaaatctcCATTAACAGTCACATTCTAATCCAGGTCAGCATAGCAATTCACAGGAAAAAGAACACTCAGtgggatcttttctttctttaaatggtAGGAATatgtgcttgcttcggcagcacatatactaaatgGTAGGAATATTTCTATTTACTTGAGAAATACAAAACATAAGCAGAATAAACCAGAGGAAAATGAGAGCAGTTGGCTCTCTGAAACTACAGAAATAAGAGCATGGGCTTTTAAACCCTTCTGAAGGGTCAATAAtcaggaattgattttttttttcagctatagCTTAATTCAACAATATTTCTTGAAAACTCTTGTGCAACAAAAGTCACCAACATGTATTCTGCATGACTCAGAAATATGGAAGCAGGTGCCTGTTAATATGGCAAATACCTGTAAATACTACCATATACAATTACTAGAATGCCTATTTAATTTGCTCACATAAGTAGTAGTACATAAACAGAGCTCACTAATTAAAACTAGATGTGAtcttttaaagtaagaaaaaaatgttttaagaaatatgCCCCAAACTTATTTTAAACCTAATGTAAATTAAGATTTCCTAACAACTAGGCTATTTCAATCACCTGCAGGCCAGAGTGGATTAAGACTTATATAACCAACCAATTAATACAGATGCTCTTTCACATTAGGTACTCATACTAAAATAAACCCTTTTGATCCAATCTCTCCCTCACTAAAATCTCAAAAGGCCCCTACAGTGATCTCCACCCACATATGAATTTCATTATTAATACAATTTGCACTTAACCTACATTTATGCAAGGTATGTTACAGAGTAAgtctttcataaaatttataaacattcaatgatatatttaaagtggtcCAACTAAAGTATCTGTAACACCAAGAGACAAAACCATAACAGCATCACAATACACATTGTTAtcaattatacaaatataatggAATGaccaaataaacattttaagaaataatttcaataaaatctGACCACATACTAATCCCATATTTCTATATCGGAGTCATTCCACACTAAATTGACACACCTGAATACACACagtatgttttatcttttttttcttttactaagaCAGCCCTAATAAAGTACaagtgttaaaaatgaaaaagatacttATCATAAAGCTAAAAGTAAGTACGTAAATAACCTAAAGCAAATCTCCTTTAACATTAAACccaaaaaagacaatgaaatactCACTGCCAGAACctctggaaggagaggaaaaacaaaaggtagGAAGTAAACCAACTATCCTTTAAAAAGGGGAGTAAATCATAACCAAAACAAAATCTCTTCCTTATGCCTCTTTTTGGAGAAAACATTTAGCACAGTGTTaataggaaaaaaagggggggacggGGAGAATTTGCTTCGCTCATCCTGTGTTTGTACAGGTCTTCAATttcattacattaataaaattggACACGGATGCAATTAATACtgaaagatgtttaaaatctACATAAATTTTCAGAGCTTTATAAATCAAAGCCCTCAACTCTCCCTAAGACAGAGTTTACAAATTCATCTTGCATCATTCCTTCTCTTCAACAATCTTACCCTTCACAAAATGGTCAACCTTTTAACACTTAAGTTTCAACATAATCCCAATAAAAGCTCTAATTCTACCTAAAACCACTTACTCCTCTGCCTCCTTTCAGCAGCTGCACCATTAATGCTTAAGTGCAAAAATGTGTTTTCATCGATGTTACTAGTTTATGCTAAATTTGTTgaatttcagtatttaaaaagcatattcaGTTAGTATGGCTAGTTTGTTTTACTTTAAGAATGTATGTGAATATCActatgttttctcttgttttaggaTCAATGAACTTaacccttaaaaagaaaatatttgactaTACTCAATCATGATAgtcataattttacaaataaatgtgaACTGGATGTTAACCTATGTTGACAAATCAGTAGGAGCTGCCTTCCCTGGCAAAAGAGAGTgtagagtgttttgttttttagcatttTGAGAAAAAGCAATTTTAGGTGACAGCTTAAAAAGTCAAAGTAcaatttatggttttttttaattaaaaaaggaatgcaaGTGAAGTTATTAGTGGCACAGAATATTCTCAAGTCAGAAAGTCAGTATTCACTATAGTTGTGGTCTCAACATGTTGATCACTTGGGTCACTGCTCATAGCTATTGTTTGACAAGAACCGTGTAACatatagagaagagaaagcaccAATTTTAGTTATATCAGGGCTGTTGTGTGGAAACAATAGACTAATTCAATGCTGGTTAGAAAAGAAACATTGTTTCTACTTACTTGGAAGAAGCTTTGTACTGGATAATCACAGTCCCCCACGTTAATGGCATAAGGtatgaaattttcaaacattagCAAAGTATCCTGTATAAGATACTACACCTTTTCATTAGGACACAAACTACTGATTATAATTACAAATCACATCagcattaaaataatcatttcattGGATAGTAAATAATCTCGAAAGAGCCACATCATCACTGCTTTGCCTATCACCATAAGGTTGTTATGAGGCTCAGATTAAAAGTGAAGACACTTTATACGTCCTAAACTCTTATGAAAAGcattaaattatctttaatgaTGTAAGGGTATCTATGTTCATCTAAGACTTACACTCCAGATCCCAGATTTTAAAGGCTTAATCAAAGTTCACCGTGGATGAAAAATGGTTAAGTCTTGatctatgccttttatttttttttttttacagtaagaaaaatgaaaacagtaccATGGTGATTATTAGAACAAAATGCATTAATAATCCCCAAAGAGCTTCCTAAGATGTATTATGTTTCTTTGTACAAttacatgttttataaattaGTGTAATAGTTTCCTACAGACAGCTCAGTCAAATCAACAGCACTTATTCTTTAGGACAACCAAGCACACTGAATCATTAACTCCATTGCCAAAACTTTGagattgaaaaatttaaaacacagcaggtcttttaacatttaaacacAACAACTTACACGATAAGAAACACCTCAAATCTCCttactgaaaacattttaagCCTTCCATTCAGAATGACAACAATAAAAAGCTGAAGTAGTGTtctaaataaaagattattattatttaaataatagattACTAGATAGTTTACATGAAGACACACAAGAACCAAGGTCTCTTCTATTGATAAGAAACAAGTAAGCCCTTTAAAGGAACAGAACATAGCCAAATCTGTCTGAATTTTTTCCCCTACCCAAAAACCTTCCTCCTTAAAGAGGATAGAAAAGAAAACACGTTAGTGTTAggatttatctttaaaagaaaaagtatcttacagagagttttaaataaaatcttcattgaCTAATTATTGGGAACAATGAATGccactaacaaaaaaaaaacaaaacaaacccttgAAAAGCTCATGTACAGATAAATCACTGTCTACTACTATGCctttcaaaacaacaacaacaacaaacaccaccaccacacccAATTAATCAGTTCTGTTTCTCTAcaatcacatttttatatttccttcacACCTAAAATGTGATCTACAACCCAGTATTTATCTGAATTGGGGACAGGGGTACATGGTAGAGAACTTAACTCCTATCAACAGATACCTCTAAATTTAGCACCTTTTCCTGGTAATTCCATTTTAACAAACCTTTTTGAGGTCAAACGGAAATGTCAGTATACTTACAAaggactgagaaaaaaagaagagaaatcaaatgACAGCTGAGATTCAAAGCTTCACAATGTTGGCCATCATGTATCTATTTGAGAACTTGTAGGAACTTTTCAAAGTTAGATTTTGTTTTGTACCATGTTGCCACCAATTCCTTTCCTAACAAGACTGAACAGCAGACACAACTATGTACTTTAGGATCGGGAACCTATGGGCAAGTCCCATGTCTAAGGCTATGGTCAGGTTCACTGCTCACTGCATTGCTTTAGCAATCTCAAAACTCAAATTCTGCCACAGATAGTTCAGTGTGAAGAAAAGGCTCTTTGTTAGATCTTTAATTGTTAACCCTTTGACCTCCTCAAGCTAACATTTCACAAGTGTATGAATACAGCACACACTTTTGCTTCTATAAAATATGAAGGGTACTTTTCACTTCAATATAAGAgcgtattttaaaaatagatcagtgAACACACAATCGATGAAGTATTAGATATCAAACTCCCtcaaatttatgtaatttttactcAGGATACCTGTTAATGAGcaacattattttgaatttttaaataaactactGGCCAATGATTCCTGAATGCCATTATTTCAGAGAAAACTTGCTTATGTACAGATAAATCACTTAGGGTGTCTTTCAACCGTGTCCACTTTCAAAAGGACCACTTAAACTTAGTCACACGAAAAAGCACAGGAAGTCACTGGAAAACACATACAAATCACTGAAGATATAAGTCAATCAATCCATTTCATATCCGTTCTTAGGAAATAGAAAAGCGTTCTTACCTTGAATAGCCATTAGAAAAAACCGATCGACCCGAGAAGTTCAAAGTCCCCAAGGAAGCCAAGTTGTCATCTCCAGATCCTTGGCACCTATTCCAATTTTCTGAACCAACAGGAATTGGTGGAATGACATTAAAAATAGGCTTCTGATCCTGTTGTTGAGAAAGCGATGCTGTATTCATGTCATAGTGGTACATCTGTCCCCCAGAGGTACTCACACCATGAACAGAAATGGCAGACATTTTATTACCAATTATATTTGCCCCAGAAAAGCTTGCCTGACAGTAAACTGGGCCCAGTTTCTCCTGCTTAATTACCCCAGGGGTGCAGAGTTCAATGAAATCTTCTTTTTCCGTTTTCACTTGGGGCAGTGGCATACTGTTGGGGCTTGATAGGATCAGATCTCCATTATCCTTAATTTTAGGTTTAGTGTCCGGTAAAACAAGAGGCTTACAGTCCTCATTCGAGTTTCCTTCCAAGAGGAATGGATCATCCTCTCCTGCCAAAGGAGAAAGCAAACAGTTTTCATCTATCAAGAGGTCAGATCTCCAAGGACTCTCACTCGACTCTTTCTCTGGGGACCCAGAAAAAAACTCCAAATCCTGGaattttttcctccaaatgtCAAAGGTGCTTTGGTCTGTGGAATACAACTTCACATTGCCCCCGTTGGTGCCAGTCTGGCCCTTCAAATTTTGCTGTTCTGAAGACACGTCCGAGAGCGTTTTTGAAAACTCCCTCTCTGTGGGGGCAGCAGAAACAGAAGCAGACGCTGAACTCTTGGGCTTCCCTGCAACACTGGTCGACCTACTGAGGTTTGCAATGCTTTCTTCCAGAAGCCGAAAGTCTGTCTCCCCAGAGGAAAGGCTGATTTGGCCCTGCTGTGGGAATCCCAGGTCATTTTCCATCACTTTAGTTTCTGTCTCTCCCATATATAACCCCATGGAGAGTGAAACCGCCTTGGACAGATCTGGCTGCTGTGCATTGCTTCCTGAACCTTTTGAAAAGTCAACCCCAAGTCTTGGATGCTTGGAGTCGGACTGAGAAGCAGCCGAGAGTGAGGGTGAAGAAGCAGAAACCTTCACAGTAGCTCCTCCCCTTAGGGTTTTATAGAAGTCCATCACATTTCCCCTTGCCCGACCAAGCACACTGCTAGAGACTTCTTTCCTCGGGGGGCTTAGTGATTCCTTGGAGTCCATCAGAAATTATCATCAGCTACCAGgcaggtgaaaaagaaaaaaaaaaaaggaaagaaaaaagaaaggggggaaacaTAATAAGCTATAAAGTCACATTATCTCAGTGATCTGATTAGTAAGAGCCTGTTAAATGAGCCTTTTAGTTAACTCTGAATCTAATTCCTTGTTATCAGAAAAGTAGTTTCTGTCTCCCAGAATAAAAAAGCCGTATCCCCTGCTCCCATTCAGTGTGCCACATTTAAAAGAACAATGCAATTCAATTGCACAGCTGAGGGCAAAATTGTATCAAACTA from Neomonachus schauinslandi chromosome 7, ASM220157v2, whole genome shotgun sequence includes the following:
- the NR3C1 gene encoding glucocorticoid receptor, which translates into the protein MDSKESLSPPRKEVSSSVLGRARGNVMDFYKTLRGGATVKVSASSPSLSAASQSDSKHPRLGVDFSKGSGSNAQQPDLSKAVSLSMGLYMGETETKVMENDLGFPQQGQISLSSGETDFRLLEESIANLSRSTSVAGKPKSSASASVSAAPTEREFSKTLSDVSSEQQNLKGQTGTNGGNVKLYSTDQSTFDIWRKKFQDLEFFSGSPEKESSESPWRSDLLIDENCLLSPLAGEDDPFLLEGNSNEDCKPLVLPDTKPKIKDNGDLILSSPNSMPLPQVKTEKEDFIELCTPGVIKQEKLGPVYCQASFSGANIIGNKMSAISVHGVSTSGGQMYHYDMNTASLSQQQDQKPIFNVIPPIPVGSENWNRCQGSGDDNLASLGTLNFSGRSVFSNGYSSPGMRPDVSSPPSSSSAATGPPPKLCLVCSDEASGCHYGVLTCGSCKVFFKRAVEGQHNYLCAGRNDCIIDKIRRKNCPACRYRKCLQAGMNLEARKTKKKIKGIQQATPGTSQETSENPANKTIVPATLPQLTPTLVSLLEVIEPEVLYAGYDSSVPDSTWRIMTTLNMLGGRQVIAAVKWAKAIPGFRNLHLDDQMTLLQYSWMFLMAFALGWRSYRHSSGSMLCFAPDLIINENRMTLPCMYDQCRHMLYVSSELQKLQVSYEEYLCMKTLLLLSSVPKEGLKSQELFDEIRMTYIKELGKAIVKREGNSSQNWQRFYQLTKLLDSMHNVAESLLNFCFQTFLDKTMSIEFPEMLAEIITNQIPKYSSGNIKKLLFHQK